From the genome of Lotus japonicus ecotype B-129 chromosome 6, LjGifu_v1.2, one region includes:
- the LOC130727018 gene encoding probable phosphoribosylformylglycinamidine synthase, chloroplastic/mitochondrial has product MAAATEIGVSEFLQGTCRQTLLLLKKPQIQRTHLLWGAACSRGQVPVSARKGLSLRCQAQENPRAVVSSNVGVESGLVQKPGLEVFHLFRVPCMEDSAAAELLKEAQTKISDQIVGMKTEQCFNIGLTSQLSSRKLSVLQWLLRETFEPENLGTESFLEEKRTEDCSAIVVEVGPRLSFTTAWSANAVSICQACGLTEVNRLERSRRYLLYTNGELQDSQINEFASMVHDRMTECVYTQKLTSFETNLVPEEIRYIPVMERGRKALEEINLEMGFAFDEQDLEYYTKLFMEDFKRNPTNVELFDIAQSNSEHSRHWFFTGKIVIDGKVMDRTLMQIVKSTLQANPNNSVIGFKDNSSAIRGFQVNPLRPVQPGTSCSLDVIARELDILFTAETHNFPCAVAPYPGAETGAGGRIRDTHATGRGSFVQAATAGYCVGNLNTPGLYAPWEDLSFTYPSNLASPLQILIDASNGASDYGNKFGEPLIQGYCRTFGMRLPSGERREWLKPIMFSAGIGQIDHHHISKGEPDIGMLVVKIGGPAYRIGMGGGAASSMVSGQNDAELDFNAVQRGDAEMAQKLYRLVRACIEMGDKNPIISIHDQGAGGNCNVVKEIIYPKGAEIDVRKVKVGDYTMSVLEIWGAEYQEQDAILVKPESHELLKSISNREKVSMAVIGTISGDGRVVLVDSLATQKNLSNGLPPPPPAVDFELEKVLGDMPQKSFEFNRVVYEQEPLDIAPGITVIDSLKRVLSLPSVCSKRFLTTKVDRCVTGLVAQQQTVGPLQIPLADVAVTAQTFTDLTGGACAIGEQPIKGLLDPKAMARLAVGEALTNLVWAKVTSLSDVKASGNWMYAAKLDGEGAAMYDAAISLSEAMIELGIAIDGGKDSLSMAAHSGSEVVKAPGNLVISVYVTCPDITKTVTPDLKLGDDGILLHIDLSKGKRRLGGSALAQAFDQVGNECPDVDDIPYLKKVFEGVQELLTDDLISAGHDISDGGLLVCALEMAFAGNRGLVLDLASRGNSLFQTLYAEELGLVLEVSKKNLASVMDKLNSVGVVAEIIGQVTATPSIEVKVDGETCLTEKTSILRDMWEETSFQLEKFQRLASCVDMEREGLKHRHEPSWELSFTPSFTDEKYLSANAKPKVAVIREEGSNGDREMAAAFHAAGFEPWDVTMTDLLNGVISLQEFRGIVFVGGFSYADVLDSAKGWSASIRFNEPLLKQFQEFYNRPETFSLGVCNGCQLMALLGWVPGPQVGGVLGDGGDLSQPRFIHNESGRFECRFTSVTIKDSPAIMFKGMEGSTLGIWTAHGEGRAYFPDKGVFERVAHSELAPLRYCDDAGNPTETYPFNVNGSPLGIAAICSPDGRHLAMMPHPERCFLMWQFPWYPKQWDVEKKGPSPWLRMFQNAREWCT; this is encoded by the exons ATGGCGGCTGCCACTGAAATTGGGGTGTCTGAATTTCTACAG GGTACCTGCAGGCAAACTTTACTTCTGTTGAAGAAGCCTCAGATACAGAGAACTCATTTACTTTGGGGTGCTGCTTGTAGTAGGGGTCAGGTTCCGGTTTCGGCTCGAAAAGGTTTGTCTTTGAGGTGCCAAGCTCAAGAGAATCCTAGAGCTGTGGTTTCTAGCAATGTTGGAGTGGAGTCTGGATTGGTTCAGAAGCCTGGTTTGGAGGTTTTTCATTTGTTCCGTGTTCCGTGTATGGAAGACAGTGCAGCGGCTGAGCTTCTTAAGGAGGCTCAAACTAAAATCTCTGATCAGATAGTGGGAATGAAGACAGAGCAGTGTTTCAACATTGGCCTTACTTCGCAGCTTTCAAGCAGAAAACTTTCTGTCCTTCAATGGCTTCTGCGAGAAACGTTTGAGCCGGAGAATCTGGGAACTGAGAGCTTTCTTGAGGAGAAGAGGACGGAGGATTGTAGCGCAATTGTAGTAGAGGTTGGGCCGAGGTTATCGTTTACCACAGCGTGGTCTGCTAATGCTGTGTCTATTTGCCAAGCCTGTGGTTTGACGGAAGTGAACCGTTTGGAACGGTCGAGGAGGTACTTGTTGTACACGAACGGTGAATTGCAAGACAGTCAAATTAATGAATTTGCATCCATGGTACATGATAGGATGACTGAATGTGTTTATACTCAGAAGCTAACATCCTTTGAGACCAATTTAGTTCCTGAGGAAATTCGTTATATACCTGTCATGGAGAGAGGACGAAAGGCCTTAGAAGAGATTAATCTGGAGATGGGTTTCGCCTTTGATGAACAGGATTTAGAATATTATACCAAGCTTTTCATGGAAGACTTCAAGCGTAATCCAACAAATGTTGAACTGTTTGATATTGCGCAGTCAAACAGTGAGCATAGCAGGCACTGGTTTTTTACTGGAAAGATTGTCATTGATGGGAAGGTAATGGATAGGACTCTGATGCAAATTGTGAAAAGTACTTTACAGGCCAATCCAAATAACTCTGTCATTGGATTTAAGGATAACTCAAGTGCAATCAGAGGTTTCCAAGTAAACCCGCTGCGACCAGTTCAGCCCGGTACCTCATGTTCGTTAGATGTGATAGCAAGGGAGTTAGATATCTTATTCACAGCTGAAACACACAACTTTCCATGTGCTGTGGCACCATATCCTGGTGCGGAGACAGGTGCAGGAGGTCGCATTAGGGATACACATGCAACAGGAAGGGGGTCCTTTGTCCAGGCAGCTACTGCTGGTTATTGTGTTGGGAATCTCAACACGCCAGGATTATATGCCCCTTGGGAAGACCTATCATTTACTTATCCATCAAATTTGGCATCACCTTTGCAGATTCTTATAGATGCCAGTAATGGTGCATCTGACTATGGGAACAAATTTGGAGAGCCCTTGATCCAGGGCTACTGCAGAACTTTTGGAATGAGACTTCCTAGTGGGGAGAGGCGCGAATGGTTGAAGCCGATCATGTTTAGTGCAGGCATTGGGCAGATTGACCACCATCATATATCAAAGGGGGAGCCTGACATTGGAATGCTGGTTGTTAAAATTGGAGGCCCTGCTTATCGTATTGGGATGGGAGGCGGGGCAGCCTCTAGCATGGTCAGTGGGCAGAATGATGCAGAGCTTGATTTCAATGCTGTACAACGTGGGGATGCTGAGATGGCACAAAAATTGTATCGTCTTGTTCGTGCCTGTATTGAGATGGGGGATAAAAATCCAATTATCAGCATTCATGATCAGGGTGCTGGTGGGAACTGTAATGTTGTAAAGGAAATTATATATCCAAAAGGTGCTGAGATAGATGTCCGAAAAGTAAAGGTTGGTGATTATACAATGTCTGTTTTAGAAATTTGGGGTGCAGAGTATCAGGAGCAAGATGCAATATTGGTGAAGCCAGAAAGTCATGAGCTCTTAAAGTCAATCAGTAATAGGGAAAAGGTTTCAATGGCTGTGATTGGAACTATCAGTGGTGATGGGCGTGTCGTGTTAGTTGATAGCTTAGCAACTCAAAAGAATCTCTCAAATGGGCTCCCTCCACCTCCCCCGGCTGTGGATTTTGAATTGGAGAAGGTCCTTGGTGACATGCCTCAGAAATCTTTTGAATTTAATCGGGTTGTTTATGAGCAGGAGCCTCTAGATATTGCCCCTGGGATCACAGTAATAGATTCTCTCAAGAGGGTTCTGAGTTTACCATCCGTCTGCTCAAAACGCTTCTTAACAACAAAAGTTGATAGGTGTGTCACTGGTCTAGTGGCTCAGCAGCAGACTGTTGGCCCTTTGCAGATTCCCCTTGCTGATGTTGCTGTTACGGCTCAGACTTTTACAGATTTAACAGGAGGTGCATGCGCCATTGGGGAGCAACCAATCAAAGGTCTGTTAGACCCCAAAGCAATGGCCCGGTTGGCTGTTGGAGAAGCCCTCACAAACCTTGTATGGGCAAAGGTAACTTCCCTTTCTGATGTCAAGGCTAGTGGTAATTGGATGTATGCTGCCAAGCTTGATGGGGAAGGAGCTGCCATGTATGATGCTGCTATATCTTTGTCTGAAGCAATGATTGAACTTGGTATTGCTATTGATGGAGGGAAAGACAGTCTTTCTATGGCAGCCCACTCTGGAAGTGAAGTTGTCAAGGCGCCTGGAAATCTTGTTATTAGTGTTTATGTTACTTGTCCTGATATAACTAAAACAGTGACACCAGATTTAAAACTTGGTGATGATGGTATCCTGCTTCATATTGATTTGTCTAAGGGGAAGCGGCGTTTAGGTGGATCTGCTCTTGCCCAGGCATTTGACCAAGTTGGGAATGAGTGTCCTGATGTTGATGATATTCCTTACCTTAAAAAGGTCTTTGAAGGTGTTCAAGAGCTTCTTACCGATGATCTGATCTCTGCTGGTCATGACATTAGTGATGGTGGGCTTCTTGTTTGTGCCTTAGAGATGGCATTTGCTGGTAATCGTGGACTTGTTTTAGACTTGGCTTCACGAGGTAACAGTCTTTTTCAAACACTCTATGCAGAAGAGCTTGGGTTAGTTCTTGAGGTAAGCAAGAAAAATCTGGCTTCTGTTATGGATAAACTGAACAGTGTGGGAGTTGTGGCTGAGATCATTGGTCAAGTAACTGCCACTCCATCAATAGAAGTTAAGGTTGATGGGGAGACTTGTTTAACAGAAAAAACTAGCATCCTCAGGGACATGTGGGAAGAAACCAGTTTTCAGTTGGAGAAGTTCCAAAGATTAGCATCATGCGTGGATATGGAGAGAGAAGGTCTAAAACATCGTCATGAGCCCTCATGGGAACTTTCCTTTACTCCTTCCTTCACTGATGAAAAGTATTTGTCTGCAAATGCAAAACCTAAAGTGGCTGTGATTAGAGAAGAAGGGAGCAATGGAGACAGAGAAATGGCTGCAGCGTTTCACGCAGCAGGTTTTGAACCATGGGATGTTACTATGACCGACCTTCTTAATGGAGTGATCTCTTTGCAAGAGTTTCGCGGAATTGTATTTGTTGGTGGATTTAGCTATGCTGACGTGCTTGATTCTGCAAAAGGTTGGTCTGCTTCCATAAGGTTCAATGAGCCCCTTTTGAAACAATTTCAGGAGTTTTACAACCGTCCAGAAACGTTCAGTCTTGGTGTATGCAATGGCTGTCAGCTTATGGCTTTGTTAGGATGGGTACCAGGGCCACAAGTTGGAGGTGTGCTTGGTGATGGTGGCGACCTATCACAGCCTAGATTCATTCACAACGAGTCGGGGCGGTTTGAATGCCGCTTTACAAGTGTGACAATAAAGGACTCACCAGCTATAATGTTCAAAGGTATGGAGGGTAGCACATTGGGGATATGGACTGCTCATGGGGAGGGACGAGCTTATTTCCCGGATAAAGGTGTGTTTGAACGCGTGGCTCATTCAGAGTTAGCTCCTCTAAGATATTGTGATGATGCTGGCAATCCGACCGAGACGTACCCTTTCAATGTGAATGGCTCTCCTTTAGGCATTGCAGCTATTTGTTCTCCGGATGGGAGGCATCTTGCCATGATGCCTCATCCGGAGCGTTGCTTCTTAATGTGGCAGTTCCCATGGTACCCAAAGCAGTGGGATGTGGAAAAGAAGGGGCCTAGTCCTTGGCTGCGGATGTTCCAGAATGCAAGAGAGTGGTGTACTTGA
- the LOC130724911 gene encoding uncharacterized protein LOC130724911: MAPHPADQPAAPMNVNVETQGHPNTAPFWSASSHYTYINWDHPDEETDFYSETDVNGSWKLGDDLCKGLIFENKRVVQDALLHYCLRLNQTYKMSESKPEYFTAKCQKSVDGCPWRIRAHLSKKIGKWTISKWEGSHTCLNAMTSQDHKKMTSTFMSNYILGMVSAQPTIPISLIQERISGQLNYKVSYFKAWKAKQKALARVFGDWEESYDLLPRWLEYMLRFSPGSHYEFVTTDYKDQYGNVVPDFKKFGRVFWTYKQCCDAFNYCKPMIQIDGTFLYGKYSGTLLIATTQDGNSNVLPLAFAIVEGETLGAWTWFLRLMRVHVTRKQGICLISDRHASILSAVGNPSNGWQPPNAYHVYCIRHVASNFNSRFHNTEQKNELINMAYEPCPYLFEQRLAAFRGHNTAVRQWINDISNEKWSRACDVEGRRYGHMTTNLSEAVNKVFRGARNLPITALVKCTYDKLVEYFVQRGSVAAAQQRAGDRYYNKVMEAMTKNATVAQSHIVRTYSIDRSRFEVEEGFNQQNHRSGYTWRLNLDERTCECGRFQTFKYPCSHVIAACANQSLDYLQYVDPVYTIQNIVDAYSGQWYPIGNDLNMPPRVGPRIAPDPAKIRKKGRPRSTCIRNEMDLRETQSQPSRRSVSLQR; encoded by the exons ATGGCACCTCATCCTGCTGATCAACCCGCGGCACCAATGAATGTCAATGTTGAAACCCAAG GCCACCCAAACACGGCCCCATTCTGGAGTGCTTCTTCGCATTATACATATATTAACTGGGATCACCCAGATGAAGAAACTGATTTTTATTCTGAAACGGATGTGAATGGATCATGGAAGCTTGGTGATGACTTATGTAAAGGtttgatttttgaaaacaaGCGTGTTGTACAGGATGCCCTGTTACACTATTGTCTTAGACTAAATCAAACTTATAAGATGAGTGAATCCAAGCCAGAGTACTTTACTGCAAAGTGTCAGAAATCCGTAGATGGCTGCCCGTGGAGGATAAGGGCACATCTATCCAAAAAAATTGGTAAATGGACCATATCCAAATGGGAGGGTTCGCATACGTGCTTAAATGCGATGACTTCTCAAGACCACAAGAAGATGACGTCAACCTTCATGTCCAACTACATTCTTG GCATGGTAAGTGCCCAACCAACTATCCCTATTTCTCTCATACAAGAGAGGATCAGTGGTCAGCTCAATTACAAGGTGTCATACTTTAAAGCTTGGAAGGCGAAGCAAAAAGCACTTGCTCGCGTGTTCGGTGATTGGGAGGAGTCTTACGACCTGCTCCCTAGGTGGTTGGAATATATGCTGAGGTTTTCCCCTGGATCCCATTACGAGTTTGTCACAACTGACTATAAGGACCAGTATGGCAATGTTGTTCCTGATTTCAAGAAATTTGGTCGAGTGTTTTGGACGTACAAACAATGTTGTGACGCATTCAACTATTGCAAGCCAATGATACAAATTGATGGCACATTCCTCTACGGAAAGTATAGTGGAACTTTGCTTATTGCCACGACACAGGACGGGAACAGTAATGTGTTGCCTTTAGCTTTTGCAATTGTGGAGGGAGAAACACTCGGTGCTTGGACGTGGTTTCTTCGTCTGATGCGTGTGCATGTCACCAGGAAACAAGGGATATGTCTAATATCAGACAGACACGCCAGCATTCTCTCAGCAGTGGGGAATCCATCTAACGGGTGGCAGCCACCAAACGCTTATCATGTGTATTGCATTCGCCACGTTGCCAGCAATTTCAACTCCAGGTTTCACAACACAGAGCAGAAAAATGAACTGATAAATATGG CTTACGAGCCTTGCCCGTATCTTTTCGAGCAACGCTTAGCGGCTTTTCGAGGGCACAACACAGCTGTCCGGCAATGGATAAATGACATCAGCAATGAGAAATGGAGCCGAGCTTGTGATGTGGAAGGTCGTAGATACGGCCACATGACCACGAACTTATCTGAGGCTGTGAACAAAGTGTTCAGGGGTGCTAGAAACTTGCCTATCACTGCACTTGTTAAATGCACATATGACAAGCTTGTGGAATATTTTGTGCAGCGAGGTTCTGTAGCAGCAGCACAACAAAGAGCCGGCGACAGATATTATAACAAGGTCATGGAGGCCATGACAAAGAATGCGACGGTTGCCCAGTCTCACATTGTGCGGACGTATAGCATAGATAGGTCCAGGTTCGAAGTAGAGGAGGGATTCAACCAACAGAACCATCGCAGTGGTTATACGTGGCGACTGAACTTAGATGAAAGAACTTGCGAATGTGGACGCTTCCAGACGTTCAAATATCCTTGTTCACATGTGATCGCGGCGTGCGCCAACCAGAGTTTAGACTATCTTCAATATGTGGACCCTGTTTATACGATTCAGAACATTGTGGATGCGTATTCAGGGCAGTGGTACCCCATTGGGAATGATCTGAACATGCCGCCAAGAGTTGGGCCTAGAATTGCTCCAGATCCTGCCAAAATACGGAAGAAGGGTCGTCCAAGGTCTACCTGTATAAGAAATGAGATGGACTTGAGGGAGACTCAATCTCAGCCGAGTCGGAGATCGGTGTCACTACAAAGATAA